Part of the Coffea arabica cultivar ET-39 unplaced genomic scaffold, Coffea Arabica ET-39 HiFi ptg000066l, whole genome shotgun sequence genome is shown below.
GTGAGTGCCCTCTTGATAAAGCCCAATTAAAGGCTCGGTTGATGAACCCCGAACAGCAAGTTTTGCGCGGCATCTCCATCCCCACTGTAAAATCATTGAGATATCGATTATTgcttttggtgaaaatttttaAGACCAGCAGCTAGGCAGTAAAGTGATAGAAATGAAGTATTTACCAGTCTACAGCTATCAAAGGTGAAGTCGGAAACGCCGAGAGTCTTGAAAAAGTCGGTGGCCTCGTCAACTATTGCAGGGTGGTGGAGATTGTACTCGTGTGTACAACCCGAACACCTGAAAGCCAATGAAATCAAAATTAGCGCCCTGCTCacaatgatttatttatttttttttaaataagagTTGAAAGAGTTATGAGTCGGGGAAACGTACGACTGGAAGTGAGGGCATTGGAGGGAGCAAGTTAAGGAGGACGGTGCGGTAAAGCCAGGATTAGGATTTTGGCAGACAGACGTCAGTGGCGGTGGTTCTCGTGGAGTGCGGGAAGCGAAATTCGTGGTGGTGGTTCGACAAGTGATTAGAGGGAAGGATGATGACGGGTGCAGTGGTACTGAGAGGAAAGTGGAGGCCATTCGGGCGTCTCTTGTCTGAGCGATGGGTGGCGGGAGAGGAGAGGAATCCGAAGGGCGTATGGGGGTAAGAATGCAGTTGATGCTGGACTGGACGGTGCCCGGGTTGGTTTTGGTGGCGGGAATGGATAAAGCTcgatttagtttttatttttgtttactttttattATATCTCTTTCCAGTTTTTTCTTCCGAAATAATCACAATCTAAAATTGAGCGGGTGAAATTTAATTTAGCCCTTCAAAGTAGACCAATGTATCAATTCAGTCCCTAAAAGTGAATAAGACCCGATTAAGGCctcaaaagtgaaaattttgttCCGAATCGTATTTCGTATCAGTTCATACTTAATTGTTAATGTTTAAGTTTCGACTAAACTTTAGTGGTAAAAGTAAAATCCTATTAATTATTTAGGGACTTTAAAACATTAATTTCTTATCTAAATGAGTTGAAAATTATATAACTTTACTCACTtagtcttaaaaaaaaaagttttgctacttttttaattttcaaaatttgattagGATAGCATATTATTTTTTAAGGATGGCAATGTGTCATGTTGTATAATTATCTTGTCATTATGGTGTTCATGTCAAAAAAACATCATTTCTAATCCAACCCATTAAACTTTCATATCGTGCCTTAACCCCGTATGTTAACGAGTTGACCCAACCCAATCCGCATAACCCGTTAACActttatataattaaaatagGTTTGATACAATGCATTATCTTGCCAAATCAACCTACTAATCTATGCTAGAAACAATCTAGTATTTTAATCGCTTATTTTAATCCATTTGGTCATGTAATTTattcaatattgctattgttaAAACACACAATAAATTGTTTGAAATACATACTCAACACAAgatttaaagttttcaaaacattcaaaaaaataatagatAGTGAAACTTTTCAATCATAATATAAGTTACAAATTCAGTCTTATTTGACTtgctattttttttgaaaagtttctgGATTTTCTGTGAAGATTCCTTCcacacattttttaatcaccttttaTCTTATATATGTCACATCTTAAAAAGTGTTAAAGTAATTTCTCTCCAAAAACTCTCTAGAAAATACAATCCAATCAACCTTTTAGAAATACGCTTAGACAATTCAATATATGATAGGACATAAAACTTGTGAGTTTTTTAAAACTTCTAATTGAAATCTTTAAACCAAATTTGATCGTTGTTAGTGTTGAATTATTATCTTAAAATAAGTACTTTATTGGATTAGCATGTGAACATGTGGATTGACCTAACCCAACTCGCTTACTTTCATGTCACTAACAAGTTAAATCAATAATGAGTTCCAATCGTATTAAAACCCTATTGATTTCGAATCGTATTCGAGCCATATTGTCGTGTCGTGCCAAAAATTGTCACCCCTAattattttgttcttttaaGCTAATCTAGGTGAGAGGTTAATTGCATTGAAATCCCTAAAAATTTATAAGGTTTCTCAGTATATCACTAAAGTTTGGTCAAACATTATTGACCAAAGAATGGCTCGTGTGGGACGGGATTTCCAGTTTAAAGGGTTTAACAAGAATTTGTTCACTTTCAAGAGTTAAATTGATACTTTGATCTACTTTGAAGTGCTACTTCAAAATTCACCTACGATTATATTGGCCTATAGCACGATCCATACCTTATAATACACACTACGTCACATTTGATATGGCATTTAGCTTACAAAGTTCTTGCAAAGTCATCAACCAGAAGGCAAGATTCTATTACGGTAAATAGGTACGCCAGCGACAGATTCTTGACACCCGCAGGCAGCTGTCTGCTCCACCAACGGCACTACCTGCTCACACGTATGCCGTAGAGTAGGATAGAGTTACGGCCCTGCTCTTCCAATCTAATCTAGGTAGGAAAGCAGAAACTGGTTTTGTGGAAAGCAACAATTGTCAAGAGTTTGTCAAGAGCATGAATCGTCTGGACCGAAAATCGAAAGAAATTTTACAGTTCAATGGACGCACGTTTGCCATTTGGCATTTCTAGTTTAGATGTAAAGGTGGTTTCTTGCCATACGGATACTAATCACAATCTAAGCTTCACCTGAAGAATTTCTCCACAACATTCAAGTAAACgcatttgatttcaaaaaaTACATAACAAGTAGCCCAAAGggacactcatttctagttgAGAAGCAGGTATGCCTAGCAAAAGCTTACAATAATGCTTGCACTATTAAATTTGATCATCAGTCATCTGTTCCAAAGTACCGATCGCCAAACTCTCCCATACCGGGTATGACACGAAATTCTTCATTAAGTGCCACATCAATCTCTGATGTGACAATCTTCAGGGATGGGAAACGTTTACTAACACAATGTATTCCCTCTGGCGCCTGTGTGGAAAACCAGAAAAGTTCATAAACAAAGcatatcatcatcttcatttgtGCCCAAGAATAAGAAACTTTCATCATTGAAACCATTAATGAAGCAACTTACAGAAATGAGGTTTAGGAAAATAATGTGAGATTCAGGAACTCCTTTTTGTATGAGGAGGTCGATTGCCTGATTAGCAGAGTTACCTTCAAGGAAAAATAAAGCTCAGCCAAAATCTAAAAGGTAAGCAAACTAATCCACATAAACAAGACAATTCTGTCTCCACAGAAAGCAACTCTTTCACAAGTTTATTTCAGCAAATTACTCTTACCATTGATGctttaatttaataaaaaaaattttaaaaaaagccTCTAAAGTATAGTTACCTGTAGCAAGAACTGGGTCCAGGAGCAGAACATGACGTTCAGAAATATCTTTTGGGAGTTTCTCATAAATAAGCTGATCAGACAAAAGAAATATCATGCATGTAATCAACAACATCGTAAATGCAACTATGAGTAAAGACCCACCAGCATTCAGCAactaaaagattaaaaaaaaaaaaaaaaaacctgcttCCCGTTGTCACCATCACGATGGATCAGGATCTTCCCGATTTTAATTCCTTTGCAACAGGCACGCAATGCATTCTCCATACTTTCACCACTGCATATAATAATCACATAGTTGTGCAACAAAGAACATCAACTTCGAATTTGTAGAGGAAATCAACATGATGCTAGGTAATATGCACAATTCCATAAGACTGAACCAGCAACAGCATATTATGTGATCATCTTTGGTTCTAGTCTCCCAAACATTCCTAAAATGAAGATACAGAAAAGACTAGAGAATTTTGATGAATCCTCAACAATAACCCAAgttggcttttggaaatgaagGTGAAAGTAATCTGGAAGCACACAGAACTTAGCAGCACAAGCAAACTGCTTTGCATAAAGTCTAAATCAATCATCACTAATTCTTAATTTGACCCTCACCTTCGAACAATTGAAACTCCACACAGTTTCTTGCAAAAGTCAACACCAGTATATACCGAGCCTACAGTAAAAGATATTGACATCAGATTGATCGAAGGAAAATTAATACAACATTGCTGACCAAAAAAGACTATAGGCATATGAATTGGACTTAAAAGCAGTTTTCTTCGCAGCTGGGGTGGAAAGGATTTGGCAATAAAACATGTAGCCTGATTATTCCCTAAAGTTCAATTCAACTAGCAATGTTATCCGAGCTTGAGGGAAGTTATCATGGATTCTTACAAAACATGTTCTCCTCATAAGGTTGGTTAAAGTGTAATGAAACTTCacaaatggtcacttttgcagCCTTGAAACCATCTCGTTACATGAATGCTTAATAGAAGACTAACTAAAAGAGGAAATTTTATATTAACAAGTGCAGACAGCAAAGCTAAGAGTATTCCTTCATACTGGTCTTATATTGTACTTAACGAACCTGTTGGCGTGACTACCTGCTTCTCGGTGAATGGTAAATGGCCGAGACCATGCTCAACAACCTAAAAGATCATTTACGGTAAAGGTCCAATCTTACAATTTGCTCgaacagaaaagaaaatttggggTTCATAATGGCTGAGAATCACCAGTCGAATAAGCCGATCTGAATAAAAAACAAAGTCATGCTTGGATATATCTCGATCACGAATCAGTGTGTGCATTCCTCTAATCTGTAACAAAACCAAAATAAGGAGAATTCACTGATAGCAATAATCAACAaaaagaaatgaagtttagTGGTCGACTAACTTTTAATAGGCTAATATTAACACAAACCATAAGCCATGTTGCCTCATCATCCATATCAGGATAGTGAAGAATGTTCCAATATCTATAATCAACTAACAGAAACGAAGTTTAGCATATGaatttctaaaaaggaaaatatCAACAGAAACCATGGGCCATGTCGTCTTATAATGAATAACACCAAAGCATGCCAATGAACTGAACTACTCTAATACCACAAATCAAAAACCAATATCTTCAAATCTAGTATTCATACTATGCAACGTGTTCCCAATCAGCTAATCTTCTCCAGTTTTTACAGTTTTTTAGTTTGTATAATCAATTCCAGTATTTGCAGCTCATAATCTGATTCTAGTGTTTATGCCAATAACAAAGAGGCCAAAATTAATATGATTACTCCCTGATCAGTAATTGATGAAGAACGGGCTTCACAAATGCAGAGCCAAAACGACGAGAAGTCACACAGAATACATAGTATATGGTACCCAGATGCAAAGACCCACTAATTACTTCAAGGGtttttccaaatgaaagaaCCCACCAAAGCTGTCTGGACCAGATCCAGTATTTGTGCAATTAAGAATTGAATAAAACTGTGTAAGCTCACTAGAGTAGAGGTAGAGATGAGTAAAAGGCACAACACGAAACACTTGTGATGTAGTTTACATA
Proteins encoded:
- the LOC113722905 gene encoding uridine/cytidine kinase UKL1, chloroplastic isoform X2, whose product is MSIILIIQMLLTQSSCSSALKNSNLGNLSKFPYMILKPTRDVQTASGSFSLAHDGLISLGFEFGGTSLKFINQLLMKKVNASDVIILEGILVFHDQRVRNLMNMKIFVDTDADVRLARRIRRDTVVRGRDINSVLEQYAKFVKPAFDDFVLPSKKYADVIIPRGGENDVAVDLIVQHIRTKLGQHDLCKIYPNVYVIQSTFQIRGMHTLIRDRDISKHDFVFYSDRLIRLVVEHGLGHLPFTEKQVVTPTGSVYTGVDFCKKLCGVSIVRSGESMENALRACCKGIKIGKILIHRDGDNGKQLIYEKLPKDISERHVLLLDPVLATGNSANQAIDLLIQKGVPESHIIFLNLISAPEGIHCVSKRFPSLKIVTSEIDVALNEEFRVIPGMGEFGDRYFGTDD